The nucleotide window TAATCGATCGATCTATTTCAGGAAATTCGTTTGCTCGATATGTCGGATAATATTGAGCCATTAGACTGATAAATGTCTGATTTCCCAGATTTTCTGCGATCCATTTCAAAATTCCATCGATTCCATTTTTATTTTCCGGAAGCATCAAAAGCCGAATCAGAACACCTTTTTCTGCAATTCCGTTTTTATCCAACTTTAATAATCCTACCTGCTTTTGCATTTCTTCCAGGGATAGTTTGGCATATTTTGGATAATCCTTGATCAATGAATATTTTAATCCGCTCTCTGCCGAAAAATATTTGAAATCAGGCATGTAAATATCGATCAGACCAGCCATCATTTCTAAAGTTTCAGGAAGTTCATACCCGTTAGAATTCCAGACGAGAGGAATTTCCAGACCTCTTTCTTTAGCAATCAAAATCGCTTCCCTGATCTGAAACGAAAAATGAGTCGGGGATACAAAATTGATATTATGAACACCGGAATTCTGTAATTCCAAGATAATTTCTACGAGTTCGGAAATCGAATATTCCTGTCCCCAACCAAGTTGGCTGATCTGATAATTCTGGCAAAAAACACATCGCAAATTGCAATTGCTGAAAAAAATGGTCCCGCTACCCTTAGTTCCGCTGATAACCGGTTCTTCTCCCAAATGTTTCTGCCAGGAATTTATTTTCAGTTTTATTCCGCTTTGACAAAAACCATCATTTATTCTTCGATCTTTTCCACATTTGTGAGGACATATACGGCAATAATAAAAATTACTGAACATTCTTTTCTTTTACTTTTAAAACTGAACTCGACTTGCAACGACCGGAGGAAGTGCGAGTTGAAAGCAGTTTTCAATTTGCCGCAATTCTTGAGTCGCGTTCCCTGCAGTCATTACAACTCAAGTCTTGCTTATAGATCAGCATTGATCTGTCACAATCAAGATGATTGTTTTACATTTTTTGCATCTTTCAGAGTTTTCTGAATGAATTCCGATTTTGATTCTGTATACGCTTCTCTGTTATATTGATATTTTTCCGCCGATTTGATCTTTAATTTACAATATTCTTCCCGTACGGCTTTACTTCTATGCAAACGTTCTCGAAAGAGCAAATAGTTTTTCCAACGCTCGGTATTATAGACGATCATATGCAAGTGATGAGTGCGTTTGTCTTCTTTTCCCTTTACAAAAAAATAACGACCGGGAATTCCTGCTTCACCTTTGAATTGATAACCGATCTTTTCCATGATCTTTATGGTTTTATCAGCAGTCTTCATCGAATCGACTCCAATCAGGATATCGATGATCGGTTTCGCACAGAGCCAGGGAATAGATGTGCTGCCAATATGCTGGATATCGATTACCAAACTTCCGATCGCTTTTTCCAATATTTTTTCTTCATTTCTATATAGTGTGATCCACTCAGGACAAAATTTGGATAATTTAACGATTTTCCGGTCAAGACCGATTATTTCTTCTTTTTCTTTCATTTTCCAACCTTTTCAATAGCTTCTCTCATACTTATTGGATCGACATAAAGGGTCCTCTGGTTTGAATAAATCACATAACCTGCCGGACTTGATCTCGGTTTACGAACATATCGAATTTGTGTATAATCCACAGGAACATTCGTTGATTTTTTTGCTTTGCTGTAATATGCAGCTAATCTGCAGCAAAGCCGTTTCAGATTTTCCGGTAATTCTTTTTTTC belongs to Candidatus Cloacimonadota bacterium and includes:
- a CDS encoding radical SAM protein; protein product: MFSNFYYCRICPHKCGKDRRINDGFCQSGIKLKINSWQKHLGEEPVISGTKGSGTIFFSNCNLRCVFCQNYQISQLGWGQEYSISELVEIILELQNSGVHNINFVSPTHFSFQIREAILIAKERGLEIPLVWNSNGYELPETLEMMAGLIDIYMPDFKYFSAESGLKYSLIKDYPKYAKLSLEEMQKQVGLLKLDKNGIAEKGVLIRLLMLPENKNGIDGILKWIAENLGNQTFISLMAQYYPTYRANEFPEIDRSITPEEYQFAVEICEDLGFENGYFQGMRITPEWTPRFKR
- a CDS encoding GrpB family protein, which codes for MKEKEEIIGLDRKIVKLSKFCPEWITLYRNEEKILEKAIGSLVIDIQHIGSTSIPWLCAKPIIDILIGVDSMKTADKTIKIMEKIGYQFKGEAGIPGRYFFVKGKEDKRTHHLHMIVYNTERWKNYLLFRERLHRSKAVREEYCKLKIKSAEKYQYNREAYTESKSEFIQKTLKDAKNVKQSS